TAGAAGCTGGCTGGAGTGACGTCACCACTTCCCTGCAGTGTGTCACCCAGTGGAGAACTGTGGCAATGACAGGAAAGTTCCTGAAGACACTGGAGCTCCAAGTGGCAGCATATAAAAGCTGTGAAACTCCCCCTGCCGAGACAGAAACCAATACATCCAACACTGAACACACAAGACTCAACACACAACATTGACTGAAGATGCTGTGTTCCCGAGGATTCCAGTCTTCCCTCAGCCCATTGATGGACTTCTACTGGCCTGTGCGCAGTCTATGGCCAGAGGTCCGACCTCTTCTCAGCCAGCGGGATCTACTGCAGAGAAACCTGCTAGAAGTCAAGAGCAGTCTGGAGCTGATGGCAAAACTCCAGCAGCAGATCTTTGAAGAGTTGGACAATGTTCCATCCTCTTTGACCATCCAACCAGTCTCCTACAAGCATGATAAAGATGGAGAGGGCTTTGCCCTGACACTGGACACTAAAGACTTTTCCCCAGAGGAGCTGTCTGTCAAGCAGGTGGGCAGGAAGCTGAGAGTCAGTGGGAAGACAGAGAAGAAGCTGGATGATGGGGAAGGCTCCTACTCTTACAGATGCCAAGAGTTCAGACAAGAGTTTGATCTGCCTGAAAAGGTGAATCCTGAGACAGTCACCTGCTCCCTGGCTCATGACGGGAAACTCCACATTCAGGCACCAAAGAATACATTATCTGGCGAGGAGGAGGTGGCAGAGAGAGTGGTGCCCATCAACTGTAGCCTGGATGTGAAAACCCCACAATTCCTGTCAAAGACAGAGGGAAGCATCACCGACACACAGAAGAAACAAGAGAACACCATTTCAAAGGAGGACTGATTTTTATTTCACTGGATGAAACATTTTCTAATACATATTTTTTATCTTTTGAGACTGTATGCATGTACGTTTCATATCTTGTAACAGTCAATATGATATGCTTTTTAATTTaatcaataaaatataaaaaaatcagaATTTTGCAGTTGTTATGATCTCTTCAATGGATATCAACATAATGACCATTATCTCTCATCAAAAGTTAACTTTCCAAAAGGCTCACTGGCCTGAAATTTTTCAAtgatcattttcaataaattcaaTTTTCAAAAAGCTCTCCTGAAAATGTTCTGATTCTAACATGTTTATGACATGTTTATAAACCTGACTTCTGAAAACAAATGTCATGTGGACTTGTCAGGATTTGCAATGTAGACCTTTTTGAGCAAGTGTCCTGTTTTAGATCATTGAATGTGAGTGAATAGTTTCCACAACTagaaaatattgtttttatttattaaaattcAGATGTAAATATGTGACAAACATAATGCCAGACAAACATTTTTCAACTTTCAACAATATTATAAGAACATACAATCGACACATGACCAATATCATAATGCTGTACAATCTGCATTTATTTTATTCAAAATATGATTTCTCCGTGGATTATTTTAGAATGTGTTCAATTACATTTGGACCTTTCTTGCAGTGACGCCTGTGGTGAAAACTCTTTAAAACGTAGCTTGTGATCGTTGGTCCAATTTTGTTCGACTTTGCTGATACTATTGCATGTTACAGAATATGTAATGCTAATGATCCATCAATACTGTAAATGTCAAAAGCAATATTGTTCAAAATACTTTTAAAAGTCATAAATATATTTAAGTTAAGTGAATCATTCATCAGTGAAAGCAATAAAAAGTGATCTGCTTTAAGTACAGCACCACTAATATCTCAGGACTGTGGACTCCATCCAGCTTGTTACTGAACTACCTGATTTAGAAGCTGGCTGGAGTGACGTCACCACTTCCCTGCAGTGTGTCACCCAGTGGAGAACTGTGGCAATGACAGGAAAGTTCCTGAAGACACTGGAGCTCCAAGTGGCAGCATATAAAAGCTGTGAAACTCCCCTGCCGAGACAGAAACCAATACATCCAACACTGAACACACAAGACTCAACACTCAACATTGACTGAAGATGCTGTGTTCCCGAGGATTCCAGTCTTCCCTCAGCCCATTGATGGACTTCTACTGGCCTGTGCGCAGTCTATGGCCAGAGGTCCGACCTCTTCTCAGCCAGCGGGATCTACTGCAGAGAAACCTGCTAGAAGTCAAGAGCAGTCTGGAGCTGATGGCAAAACTCCAGCAGCAGATCTTTGAAGAGTTGGACAATGTTCCATCCTCTTTGACCATCCAACCAGTCTCCTACAAGCATGATAAAGATGGAGAGGGCTTTGCCCTGACACTGGACACTAAAGACTTTTCCCCAGAGGAGCTGTCTGTCAAGCAGGTGGGCAGGAAGCTGAGAGTCAGTGGGAAGACAGAGAAGAAGCTGGATGATGGGGAAGGCTCCTACTCTTACAGATGCCAAGAGTTCAGACAAGAGTTTGATCTGCCTGAAAAGGTGAATCCTGAGACAGTCACCTGCTCCCTGGCTCATGACGGGAAACTCCACATTCAGGCACCAAAGAATACATTATCTGGCGAGGAGGAGGTGGCAGAGAGAGTGGTGCCCATCAACTGTAGCCTGGATGTGAAAACCCCACAATTCCTGTCAAAGACAGAGGGAAGCATCACCGACACACAGAAGAAACAAGAGAACACCATTTCAAAGGAGGACTGATTTTTATTTCACTGGATGAAACATTTTCTAATACATCTTTTTTATGTTTTGAGACTGTATGCATGTACGTTTCATATCTTGTAACAGTCAATATGATATGCTTTTTAATTTaatcaataaaatataaaaaatcagAATTTTGCAGTTGTTATGATCTCTTCAATGGATATCAACATAATGACCATTATCTCTCATCAAAAGTTAACTTTCCAAAAGGCTCACTGGCCTGAAATTTTTCAAtgatcattttcaataaattcaaTTTTCAAAAAGCTCTCCTGAAAATGTTCTGATTCTAACATGTTTATGACATGTTTATAAACCTGACTTCTGAAAACAAATGTCATGTGGACTTGTCAGGATTTGCAATGTAGACCTTTTTGAGCAAGTGTCCTGTTTTAGATCATTGAATGTGAGTGAATAGTTTCCACAACTagaaaatattgtttttatttattaaaattcAGATGTAAATATGTGACAAACATAATGCCAGACAAACATTTTTTCAACTTTCAACAATATTATAAGAACATACAATCGACACATGACCAATATCATAATGCTGTACAATCTGCATTTATTTTATTCAAAATATGATTTCTCCGTGGATTATTTTAGAATGTGTTCAATTACATTTGGACCTTTCTTGCAGTGACGCCTGTGGTGAAAACTCTTTAAAACGTAGCTTGTGATCGTTGGTCCAATTTTGTTCGACTTTGCTGATACTATTGCATGTTACAGAATATGTAATGCTAATGATCCATCAATACTGTAAATGTCAAAAGCAATATTGTTCAAAATACTTTTAAAAGTCATAAATATATTTAAGTTAAGTGAATCATTCATCAGTGAAAGCAATAAAAAGTGATCTGCTTTAAGTACAGCACCACTAATATCTCAGGACTGTGGACTCCATCCAGCTTGTTACTGAACTACCTGATTTAGAAGCTGGCTGGAGTGACGTCACCACTTCCCTGCAGTGTGTCACCCAGTGGAGAACTGTGGCAATGACAGGAAAGTTCCTGAAGACACTGGAGCTCCAAGTGGCAGCATATAAAAGCTGTGAAACTCCCCTGCCGAGACAGAAACCAATACATCCAACACTGAACACACAAGACTCAACACTCAACATTGACTGAAGATGCTGTGTTCCCGAGGATTCCAGTCTTCCCTCAGCCCATTGATGGACTTCTACTGGCCTGTGCGCAGTCTATGGCCAGAGGTCCGACCTCTTCTCAGCCAGCGGGATCTACTGCAGAGAAACCTGCTAGAAGTCAAGAGCAGTCTGGAGCTGATGGCAAAACTCCAGCAGCAGATCTTTGAAGAGTTGGACAATGTTCCATCCTCTTTGACCATCCAACCAGTCTCCTACAAGCATGATAAAGATGGAGAGGGCTTTGCCCTGACACTGGACACTAAAGACTTTTCCCCAGAGGAGCTGTCTGTCAAGCAGGTGGGCAGGAAGCTGAGAGTCAGTGGGAAGACAGAGAAGAAGCTGGATGATGGGGAAGGCTCCTACTCTTACAGATGCCAAGAGTTCAGACAAGAGTTTGATCTGCCTGAAAAGGTGAATCCTGAGACAGTCACCTGCTCCCTGGCTCATGACGGGAAACTCCACATTCAGGCACCAAAGAATACATTATCTGGCGAGGAGGAGGTGGCAGAGAGAGTGGTGCCCATCAACTGTAGCCTGGATGTGAAAACCCCACAATTCCTGTCAAAGACAGAGGGAAGCATCACCGACACACAGAAGAAACAAGAGAACACCATTTCAAAGAGGACTGATTTTTATTTCACTGGATGAAACATTTTCTAATAcatattttttatgttttgaGACTGTATGCATGTACGTTTCATATCTTGTAACAGTCAATATGATATGCTTTTTAATttaatcaataaaataaaaaaatctgaattttGCAGTTGTTATGATCTCTTCAATGGATATCAACATAATGACCATTATCTCTCATCAAAAGTTAACTTTCCAAAAGGCTCACTGGCCTGAAATTTTTCAAtgatcattttcaataaattcaaTTTTCAAAAAGCTCTCCTGAAAATGTTCTGATTCTAACATGTTTATGACATGTTTATAAACCTGACTTCTGAAAACAAATGTCATGTGGACTTGTCAGGATTTGCAATGTAGACCTTTTTGAGCAAGTGTCCTGTTTTAGATCATTGAATGTGAGTGAATAGTTTCCACAACTagaaaatattgtttttatttattaaaattcAGATGTAAATATGTGACAAACATAATGCCAGACAAACATTTTTTCAACTTTCAACAATATTATAAGAACATACAATCGACACATGACCAATATCATAATGCTGTACAATCTGCATTTATTTTATTCAAAATATGATTTCTCCGTGGATTATTTTAGAATGTGTTCAATTACATTTGGACCTTTCTTGCAGTGACGCCTGTGGTGAAAACTCTTTAAAACGTAGCTTGTGATCGTTGGTCCAATTTTGTTCGACTTTGCTGATACTATTGCATGTTACAGAATATGTAATGCTAATGATCCATCAATACTGTAAATGTCAAAAGCAATATTGTTCAAAATACTTTTAAAAGTCATAAATATATTTAAGTTAAGTGAATCATTCATCAGTGAAAGCAATAAAAAGTGATCTGCTTTAAGTACAGCACCACTAATATCTCAGGACTGTGGACTCCATCCAGCTTGTTACTGAACTACCTGATTTAGAAGCTGGCTGGAGTGACGTCACCACTTCCCTGCAGTGTGTCACCCAGTGGAGAACTGTGGCAATGACAGGAAAGTTCCTGAAGACACTGGAGCTCCAAGTGGCAGCATATAAAAGCTGTGAAACTCCCCCTGCCGAGACAGAAACCAATACATCCAACACTGAACACACAAGACTCAACACTCAACATTGACTGAAGATGCTGTGTTCCCGAGGATTCCAGTCTTCCCTCAGCCCATTGATGGACTTCTACTGGCCTGTGCGCAGTCTATGGCCAGAGGTCCGACCTCTTCTCAGCCAGCGGGATCTACTGCAGAGAAACCTGCTAGAAGTCAAGAGCAGTCTGGAGCTGATGGCAAAACTCCAGCAGCAGATCTTTGAAGAGTTGGACAATGTTCCATCCTCTTTGACCATCCAACCAGTCTCCTACAAGCATGATAAAGATGGAGAGGGCTTTGCCCTGACACTGGACACTAAAGACTTTTCCCCAGAGGAGCTGTCTGTCAAGCAGGTGGGCAGGAAGCTGAGAGTCAGTGGGAAGACAGAGAAGAAGCTGGATGATGGGGAAGGCTCCTACTCTTACAGATGCCAAGAGTTCAGACAAGAGTTTGATCTGCCTGAAAAGGTGAATCCTGAGACAGTCACCTGCTCCCTGGCTCATGACGGAAACTCCACATTCAGGCACCAAAGAATACATTATCTGGCGAGGAGGAGGTGGCAGAGAGAGTGGTGCCCATCAACTGTAGCCTGGATGTGAAAACCCCACAATTCCTGTCAAAGACAGAGGGAAGCATCACCGACACACAGAAGAAACAAGAGAACACCATTTCAAAGGAGGACTGATTTTTATTTCACTGGATGAAACATTTTCTAATAcatattttttatgttttgaGACTGTATGCATGTACGTTTCATATCTTGTAACAGTCAATATGATATGCTTTTTAATTTaatcaataaaatataaaaaaatctgaattttGCAGTTGTTATGATCTCTTCAATGGATATCAACATAATGACCATTATCTCTCATCAAAAGTTAACTTTCCAAAAGGCTCACTGGCCTGAAATTTTTCAAtgatcattttcaataaattcaaTTTTCAAAAAGCTCTCCTGAAAATGTTCTGATTCTAACATGTTTATGACATGTTTATAAACCTGACTTCTGAAAACAAATGTCATGTGGACTTGTCAGGATTTGCAATGTAGACCTTTTGAGCAAGTGTCCTGTTTTAGATCATTGAATGTGAGTGAATAGTTTCCACAACTagaaaatattgtttttatttattaaaattcAGATGTAAATATGTGACAAACATAATGCCAGACAAACATTTTTTCAACTTTCAACAATATTATAAGAACATACAATCGACACATGACCAATATCATAATGCTGTACAATCTGCATTTATTTTATTCAAAATATGATTTCTCCGTGGATTATTTTAGAATGTGTTCAATTACATTTGGACCTTTCTTGCAGTGACGCCTGTGGTGAAAACTCTTTAAAACGTAGCTTGTGATCGTTGGTCCAATTTTGTTCGACTTTGCTGATACTATTGCATGTTACAGAATATGTAATGCTAATGATCCATCAATACTGTAAATGTCAAAAGCAATATTGTTCAAAATACTTTTAAAAGTCATAAATATATTTAAGTTAAGTGAATCATTCATCAGTGAAAGCAATAAAAAGTGATCTGCTTTAAGTACAGCACCACTAATATCTCAGGACTGTGGACTCCATCCAGCTTGTTACTGAACTACCTGATTTAGAAGCTGGCTGGAGTGACGTCACCACTTCCCTGCAGTGTGTCACCCAGTGGAGAACTGTGGCAATGACAGGAAAGTTCCTGAAGACACTGGAGCTCCAAGTGGCAGCATATAAAAGCTGTGAAACTCCCCCTGCCGAGACAGAAACCAATACATCCAACACTGAACACACAAGACTCAACACTCAACATTGACTGAAGATGCTGTGTTCCCGAGGATTCCAGTCTTCCCTCAGCCCATTGATGGACTTCTACTGGCCTGTGCGCAGTCTATGGCCAGAGGTCCGACCTCTTCTCAGCCAGCGGGATCTACTGCAGAGAAACCTGCTAGAAGTCAAGAGCAGTCTGGAGCTGATGGCAAAACTCCAGCAGCAGATCTTTGAAGAGTTGGACAATGTTCCATCCTCTTTGACCATCCAACCAGTCTCCTACAAGCATGATAAAGATGGAGAGGGCTTTGCCCTGACACTGGACACTAAAGACTTTTCCCCAGAGGAGCTGTCTGTCAAGCAGGTGGGCAGGAAGCTGAGAGTCAGTGGGAAGACAGAGAAGAAGCTGGATGATGGGGAAGGCTCCTACTCTTACAGATGCCAAGAGTTCAGACAAGAGTTTGATCTGCCTGAAAAGGTGAATCCTGAGACAGTCACCTGCTCCCTGGCTCATGACGGGAAACTCCACATTCAGGCACCAAAGAATACATTATCTGGCGAGGAGGAGGTGGCAGAGAGAGTGGTGCCCATCAACTGTAGCCTGGATGTGAAAACCCCACAATTCCTGTCAAAGACAGAGGG
The DNA window shown above is from Oncorhynchus tshawytscha isolate Ot180627B linkage group LG20, Otsh_v2.0, whole genome shotgun sequence and carries:
- the LOC121840185 gene encoding heat shock protein 30, whose translation is MLCSRGFQSSLSPLMDFYWPVRSLWPEVRPLLSQRDLLQRNLLEVKSSLELMAKLQQQIFEELDNVPSSLTIQPVSYKHDKDGEGFALTLDTKDFSPEELSVKQVGRKLRVSGKTEKKLDDGEGSYSYRCQEFRQEFDLPEKVNPETVTCSLAHDGKLHIQAPKNTLSGEEEVAERVVPINCSLDVKTPQFLSKTEGSITDTQKKQENTISKED
- the LOC121840180 gene encoding heat shock protein 30-like encodes the protein MLCSRGFQSSLSPLMDFYWPVRSLWPEVRPLLSQRDLLQRNLLEVKSSLELMAKLQQQIFEELDNVPSSLTIQPVSYKHDKDGEGFALTLDTKDFSPEELSVKQVGRKLRVSGKTEKKLDDGEGSYSYRCQEFRQEFDLPEKVNPETVTCSLAHDGKLHIQAPKNTLSGEEEVAERVVPINCSLDVKTPQFLSKTEGSITDTQKKQENTISKRTDFYFTG
- the LOC121840181 gene encoding heat shock protein 30; this encodes MLCSRGFQSSLSPLMDFYWPVRSLWPEVRPLLSQRDLLQRNLLEVKSSLELMAKLQQQIFEELDNVPSSLTIQPVSYKHDKDGEGFALTLDTKDFSPEELSVKQVGRKLRVSGKTEKKLDDGEGSYSYRCQEFRQEFDLPEKVNPETVTCSLAHDGKLHIQAPKNTLSGEEEVAERVVPINCSLDVKTPQFLSKTEGSITDTQKKQENTISKED